GTCGCAGCTCGATGCCGGCGTGCTGCAGCCGCAGTGGGCGGACTTTCCGCTCGACCAGCTGTTCGACGAGATCAGCCGCAACTTCCGTCCCGTGGCCGAGCAGCAGGGCCTGCGGCTGGTGGCGCGCAAGACCGACCTCTGGGTGCGCTGCGACTACGTGATGCTCTCGCGCATTCTCAACAACCTGGTGTCGAACTCGCTGCGCCACACCCTCGAAGGCGGAGTGCTGATCGGCGCGCGGCGGCGCGGCAAGGGCGTTCGCATCGACGTGGTCGACACCGGCGTGGGCATCGACGTGCAGCATCAGGCGCGTGTGTTCGAAGAGTTCTACCAGGTCGAAGCCACCGGCCGCCAGGCGCCCCGCGGCCAACGCGGCATGGGCCTGGGGCTTGCCACGGTGCAGCGCTTGGCCGAGTTGCTCAACACGCGCGTCGAGCTCACGTCCAGGCCGCACAAGGGCACCTGCGTGCGTGTGCTGGTGCGTTCGGCGCCGGCCGCGCTGCCGGCGCTGGACGTGACCCCGGCCCTCGGCGCCGTCGAGGAGGAACCCAACCTCGAGCGCCTGCGCATCCTGGTGATCGACGACGAGCGCACCATTCTCGAAGGCCTGTCCGTGGTGCTCACCAACTGGGGCGCCGAGGTGCAGGCGGCGCAGACCCGCGCCGAAGCGCTGGCCCTGGCCGACGCCTGGGAGCAGCCGCCCGACGTGGTGGTGAGCGACCTGCTTCTGCAAGGCGGCGACAACGGGCTCGACGTGATCGCCGCGCTCGAGCGCCATCCACGCGGCATCGGCCCCGGCACGGCACGCCTGCTGGTGACCGGCGAGACCAAGCCCGACCGCCTGCGCGAAGTGGCCAGTGCGGGCATCGCGGTGCTCTACAAGCCGGTTTCGCCGCGCGTGCTGCGCCAGGCCATCCAGACGCAGCGCGCGGCGGCATTGCTCAACGCGGGCGTTTAGGCCCGTTCACAGGCCCTAGTCCATCGGGCATAGGCCAAGCAGCCGCCGGGCTGTGCACTTCGTCACGCGGGCACGCGCTGGCGGGCGCCGACATAAGCCCTCTGCCTTATCGCGCGAAGCGGAGGGCTTCCTTACATTGGGTACTGCTTTTTGCTGCGGAAGCAGTCCCAAGTTCGTTGCCGTG
The Variovorax paradoxus genome window above contains:
- a CDS encoding ATP-binding response regulator; its protein translation is MNWNFRVLRGLARLTFAQQLILLALVPATAATLAAIAVLTRQHLDNLTELMRANAQTVAMQVATAAQAPLVRMDRRILQRTAQSGTYQPHVQQVQIWSEDGEIVANSETVDRARGQGLQVVVPIVSDEGRHSGKVMVEMSLDAVQEARRSVWLNVVLVLAISLVGVGLAGWWAARRISEPIRALGKAVDRLGAGEAASVTIEGTSEVRHLQHGFNQAARALAESHRLLQSRISEATAELARKNQQLEVASQAKTRLLAAASHDLRQPLHALTLFSDGLANGETDPVRLQRIGHIRECVDSLDRLFSELLNLSQLDAGVLQPQWADFPLDQLFDEISRNFRPVAEQQGLRLVARKTDLWVRCDYVMLSRILNNLVSNSLRHTLEGGVLIGARRRGKGVRIDVVDTGVGIDVQHQARVFEEFYQVEATGRQAPRGQRGMGLGLATVQRLAELLNTRVELTSRPHKGTCVRVLVRSAPAALPALDVTPALGAVEEEPNLERLRILVIDDERTILEGLSVVLTNWGAEVQAAQTRAEALALADAWEQPPDVVVSDLLLQGGDNGLDVIAALERHPRGIGPGTARLLVTGETKPDRLREVASAGIAVLYKPVSPRVLRQAIQTQRAAALLNAGV